GCGGTTCAGGCGGTACAGGCAGCAAAGGACATGGAGCTTGTAGGCATCATAAGCAGAAGCCTTAAAAATGACATTGAAGGCGTTAAGGTAGTGGATAGCATTGAAAAGCTTGGCTCTGTTGACGTTGCTATCTTATGTACCCCTACGAGAAGCGTAGAAGAAGAAGCGCCTAAATATCTTAAGCTCGGTATAAACACTGTAGATAGCTATGATATTCACGGAACAATTTTTGAATTAAGAGAAAAGCTCAGTAAGTATGCCAAAGAAAATAACGCCGTATCTATTATTTCGGCAGGCTGGGACCCCGGCAGTGACTCCATCGTAAGAACCCTTTTAGAAGCGTGTGCGCCAAAAGGCATTACCTATACGAATTTCGGCCCGGGCATGAGCATGGGCCATACGGTTGCTGTAAAGGGCAAAAAGGGTGTAGCAGGAGCTTTAAGCGTTACAATACCCACAGGAACAGGCATTCATAGAAGAATGGTTTATGTTCAGCTTGAAGAAGGGGCAAATATTGAAGAAGTTACAAAGGATATTAAGAACGATCCTTATTTTGCCTATGACGAGACCCACGTAAAACAGGTTGCCGACATTAATGATTATATTGATAAGGGCCACGGTGTAAATCTTGTAAGAAAAGGCGTTTCAGGAATGACAGACAATCAGCTTTTTGAGTTTAATATGAAAATCAATAATCCCGCCCTTACTTCTCAGGTAATGGTAAGCTGTGCAAGAGCTTCCATGAGACAAAATCCCGGGGCATATACTATGATAGAAATACCTGTGATAGATCTTCTTCCCGGATCAAAAGAAGAAGCCATAAGACATCTTGTATAAGATAGCATGAAAAGCCCAAAGGGCTTTTCATGCTATGAGTATAAATTTGCAGTGTTTTCTGCAAATTTATACGAATACTATCAAAAGTACGAGGGGACTTTAATTCCGTCGAACTTCCATTAATATAAATGCAGGCTGGAGGCTTTGTCTCCAGCCTTTTGTTAGCCGGCGGAGCCTGCTTTGCAGTTATAGTAAATTTCAAATGAAACAGTAATAAAAATCGTATATTTTGAATGGCTTAAACATAGAGGTTTTATATGTTAAATCCGTTTATGAAAAATAGATTTTTATTACATCCTTTAGTGAAATTTACTATAAAAGTCTGTGACGCTAAAGGATAAGGCTTTACTACGTCAAAGAAAATAGAGGGTTTCAAGGTAATTAAGCCGATGGAACCCTCTGTTTTTACCTGGAAAAGCTTTGGAACAGTATCCGAAAGACACTTTTTCGACAGGTTTTATTACTATTTTATGAATTCATCTGCACCAAAGGCCAAAAGCGTTGTAAGACAAGGAAAGATTTGGTATACTAAACTTCGTTATATACTCGTATCAGTATAAATTTATCGTATCGGGGAGCATTATGGGAAAAACAATCGCATCTGTTGCTTTTATATCGCTTGTTTCAAGATTTTTATCTTTAATAAGCCAGATCATATATATATCCTATTTTGGCAATACTGTTGAAATGGGGATTTTTTCCTATGCCCTGAATATGCCCAATATTATTTTTAACTGTATGGGGACGGCTCTTAATTTAGTCATTATCCCTGTCTATACCTCCCTTTTGGCAAGAGACGATAAAAAAGGTGCCGAGGATTTTATCAATAATATTATCACTATGGCAGGGGCGCTGATTTTTGCTATTGTGGCTTTGGGTATGATTTTTGCGCCGGCGATAGGGCGGATAACCGATTATAAAAATAATCCTGAGGAGTTTAATTTTCTCATTTATTCCTTAAGGGTTTTAATGCCTGTGATGCTTTTTTATGGGCTTAATTATATCCTTCAGGGAATGCTTCAGTCTAACGGTATATTTAAGCTTCCGGCTTTTGTGGCCCTTCCCACAAGCATCATTACCATACTCTATACGATTATTCTGGGGGATAAATTTGGCGAAAGAGGGCTTTTATTTGCAAGTTTAACAGGTCTTATGGCCCAGCCCCTAATATTAATCCCAGCTGTGATAAAGCTGGGATACAGGTTCAGGCCTCAGTGGGATTATAAAAACCCCTATGTAAGAAATGCTTTTTCTCAAATCGGCCCTGTGCTGATTTCAGCTTCTTCTTATCAGATTAATATGCTTTTTAACAGCACCATGGCTACAAGCTTCAATACGGTGGTTTTTATGAACTTTTCCCAGCAGCTTGTGGTAACGTCTGTTTTAACTATAATCTACTCCATCACGGGAGTGTATTTTCCGAAGCTTACAAGGCTTTGGGCATTAGATGAAAAAAAAGAATTTTCAAACATTTTAAGAGAAATTCTAAGCCTTGTCATATTTATTCTCATTCCCGCAGGGGCAGGGTTTTTCTATCTTCGGTTTGAAATTATAGATTTTCTCCTGAACTATAAAAGCATCAACAGCGAAAACGTTATCGTCGCCGGAAATATTTTAGGCATTTATGGAATCGGGGTATTATTTATCGGCCTGAAAGAGGTGCTGGACCGAGCCTTTTATTCTCAAAAGGACGCTAAAACTCCTGCAAAATACGGATTTGTCATTATGGCTGCGAATATCGTAGTGACCTTTATCCTTCTTAGCCCCATGGGGAAATACAGTATGCCTGCGGCTTATTCCATTGCCGCCGCGGCAGGTGCAACAGGGCTTTTTATTTCTATCAATAAAGGCGCTCATATAATAAATAAAGCTATGGCAGTAAATGCTTTAAAGTGTATTTTATCTGCAATACTGATGCTTCTAGCCATAAATATTGTAAAATCTTTTACGATAGATTTAAAAGTAGGAGGAGAATTTCTAACGAGAGCCGTAAACATTATTTTACTTGTTTCAGTAGGTGTTTTAACTTATTTTATAGCTGCTTTCATACTTAAGATTTCCCAGGTTAAAACCCTCGTAAAGGGTATAATCAAGAGAGGCTGATTATTTTATGAATGTATTGTTTCTAATCAATTACGCGGGAAAAGGCGGAACGGAAAAATATGTTAAAATACTTTCCCATATGCTTTTGGATAAGGGGGATTATTTATTTTTCGCATACAATGAAAAGGGGCCTTTGGCAGAGGAAATGAAGGAATTAGGGGCAAAAACAGTTCATTTTCCTATGAATTCCCCCTATGATATAAAGGCCGCAAAAGCCCTTTCAAAAATATGCAGGAAATATCAAATAGACATTATCCATACCCAGTTCGCAAGGGAAAATTATATTGCGGTGCTATCTGCTGTTTTTTATAAAAACAAGGCTAAAATAATTCATACAAGCCATATCAATCTGCCCAATAGCCCTATATGGAAAATGGGGAACAGGCTTTTTATGAATAAAAACAGCGGGATTATAGCCGTATGCCAATCTGTGAAAAATCATCTTATAAAAAACAAGTATCCGAAAGAAAAAATACATGTAATCCATAACGGCATAAAATATCAGGATTTTCAGGGAAAATCCAATAAAATCAGAGAAGAATTTAATATAGAAGGCTTTTTGTTTTCTACTCTTACCCGGTTTTCACCGGAGAAGGGAACCCAATTTCTTTTAGAATCCGCTATGATTCTAAAAGGCATTACAGATAAAAAATTTACTGTACTCTTTGCAGGAGATGGGGAGCTTCTTTCGGAAGCCAAGGAATTTATTAAAGAAAACCATATGGAAGACTATATTATCCTTGCAGGATTTAGAAAAGACGGAGAGGAAATATTAAAATCTTCTAATTGCTTTATTAATAGCTCCCAGACGGAAGCTTCAAGCTTTGCGGTATTTGAAGCCATGGGACAGGCCCTTCCCATTATAGCGACAAATGTGGGCGGTAATCCCGATATTATCAATAATAAAACCAACTGCGGCATTTTAGTTGAGTACGGAGACAGAAAGGCCATGGCTTTAGCCATGAAGGAGCTTTTGGACTATCCCAACAGAGCCGAAATCCTTGGAAAAAATGCCCTCAATGCCGTAAAAAATATATTTAATATAGACATAAGCTTAAAGAAAACCTATGAGCTTTATAAAAACGCAAAATAAAATAATTCTTTATCAAATTGCTGTATATAAAAAATATAAAGCAGATTGAGTATAAGTGAAAGGAGGTAAAAATGATTTTAGATGATAAAGGAAGACTTTTCGGAAAAATAAGCATCATAGATATTTTTGTACTGGTAGTTCTGATAGCCGTGGTATCCGTAGGATATTTCAAATTCGGCAATAAGTCCCATTCCGGTACTAGAGAGCCTGAGCAGCTGGTACACATTAAGTTTTATTCTCCAAGTGTTGAAAATTATACTGCCTTTGAGGTTAAAGAGGGGGATATCGTAACAAACGAGGGAAATAACAACCCCATGGGAAAGGTAGTAGCCGTTGAAATCAGAGAAAGCGAGGAATTCAGCCCCGACAGCAGCGGTAAATTTGTTAAAAGCGTTGTTGAAGGATATTCGTCTCTTGAAGTTACTTCGGAGGTTATCGGAAGGCTTAAGGAAGGCAGCCTTATAATCAACGGAAATATGTATTCCACAGGTTCCGAAATCATTATAAGAGCCGGCAAAACAAAGCTTTTCTTAAAAATATCCGGTATAGAGCCGGCAGAATCATAAGCTTTAGAAAAATACTGAATAAAAGCTTTAGAGGAAAGTAAATTAAAGGATAATAAAAATCTATTTTCTATATCTCAAAATATAATAACTTATTTTGAGCCATAGAGAATATGGGATTTTTCTGAACCATTATTGCTTTACTTCATACGGAAGGAGATTTATATGCTTATCGATAAAGACGGAAAACTTTTTGGTAAAATAAATATTATAGATTTTGCAATCATACTGGTCTTAATAGGAGCTGCCATCTTTATATTTATGAAGCTTAATAAAAGCGGGGAAATCGTTCCCGTTGCGGCCCAGAAGCAGTATGAGCTTAAGGTGTATGTTGCGGAGGTTGAATCCTTCGTTACAAAGGGAATGAAGGTAGGAGATACCCTATATGATGACTCTAAAAACATGCCTTTAGGCGTAATTACCGATATAGCCGTTGACGACAGTGTGGATTTTAACCCAGACACTACAGGAAAGCTTGTGAAAAGCGGCAAAGAAGGCTATAACTCTATAGAGATTACATCAGAGCTTATGGCGACTCCCTTTGATAACGGAATCATCATAAGCGGCAACAAATACGGAATAGGCCACAGCCTTACCATAAGAGCAGGGCAAAGCATTTGCTTTATGCGTATTTCCGGCCTTTCAGAGAAGGGCGCTGATAAATAATGGAAACAAATAGCTTTATCATTAATAAGTTTATAGCCTTATTTTCTCTTATTGGAAAGTATTATGAATACAGCCTTATTTATGCCGTTCTCCATAAATTATCCTTGTGGATAGGGGAAAGCAGGCTTTGGCGCTTAGTTAAAAAGGGCCTTTTTATACCATCAGGAAGGAATTATATCGAAGGAAGCTTTTTTTTAAGGCTTCCCGTTATGATATTTGAATTTATATTCAATATCATTAAAAGACTTTATAATTTTGCAGGTGCGCTGAATAAATCGAGCCTGAATAAAAAGCTTTTTGACAGGTATATTATGCCTCTCAGAAACCCTGTGAATATTGTAGGGGCTGTAGGGGGATTTTTAGGCGGCGTATTTTTGTTTATGACATTATATACGGCCATCACTTCATTTTCTTTAAAGAAGCTCACTATACTTGTGTGTATCACTTTAATATGTTTTTATATTACTTTTTTTATAAGCGGCAATATTAGAAATGCCGTAAAAAACTCTATTCCCTATAAACTGATGCTGTCTTTTTTCGACAGGGATTAGGAGGTTTCAATGGATACGGAAGTAAGAAAACTTGATTTTAAGCTTGCTTATATTTTAATAGGCGTTTTAGCCGCAGCGGCTATGACGATGCTCCCTCTTAAATATTCTGTTCTCCTGATTGCAGGGGCCGGATTTGCTGTGTTTACATTTTTTAAATTAGAGATTTCTTTTGGCATGTTTATTTCCGTGATGGCTTGTGCCCCTCATGAATACTGGAACAATATGCTTATCGTTCTAGGGGCTCTGTTTTATGCCGGTGTATATGCCATACAGTATTTTTCGGGAAAAAGAAAGGGAATGGATTTAAAATATCTTGCCCCAAGCCTCATAGTTTATGTGTTCTTCTGCATTGTAAGCCTTTTTATAGGCTTCGGCGGAATGGACAGCGTAAGGGTATTTGCCATTCTTTTCGGGTGTATTATCATTTCCGTGCTTTTTATCAATATTATTTCAACAAAAGAATATTTCGACATGGCAGTAAAAATGATTACTATAGCCATAACCCTTTCAGCTCTTCTGGGGATATACAGATATATGGCAGGAATAGAAATAAAGTCTGAATTTGTAGACCTTACGAAAAGCCAGGGTCTTTCAAGGCTTTATTCCGTTATGGCAAATCCCAATAACGACGCCGAATTTTGGGTAATGCTTCTGCCTTTTTCCATAGCGTCAGCATTTATAACAAAATCAGATGTAAAACGTCTTTTTATCGGAGGCATGATTGTAATCTGCCTTGCAGCTTTGATGCTTACTTATTCAAGAGCCGGGTATATTGCTTTGATGGGTGCCGCCGGTATTTTTATTCTTCTTACGGCCCCAAGGCTCGTTCCCGTATGTATCCTTCTATTCATTATGCTGATACCTTTTATTCCTTCGTCTATTGTTGACCGCTTGCTTACTGTGGGAAAGGATACTTCCAGCAAATACAGGTTTTTTATCTGGGAAGGCTCTATTAATATGGTGAAGGATTACTGGGTTCAGGGTATTGGTATGGGCCCTTCGGCTTTTTCCACAATTTACAGAGGATATGCCAACAGAAGTGCTTTGAATGCCATGCATGCCCATAATGTCCTTTTAAACGTATGGGTGGAAACAGGCATCGGCGGTTTCATCGCCCTATTAGCATACCTTATTAAAACCTTGAAGGCAGGGGTTTCGGCGTTTTATCATGGAGAAGATAAATTAGTTAAATTTTATTCTGCAGCGGCAGTTTCAAGCTTTGGTGCTTTTTTCATATTCAGCATGGTTGAATATGTATGGTATTACCCAAGGGTAATGCTTTGCTTCTGGATAATCTCTGCCATGGCGTTTTCTCTTCATAAAATCAACGGAGGTAAAAGGGCATGAAGGTATTGCATCTCATAAGCGGAGGAGATAAGGGCGGCGCTAAAACCCATGTTTTTACGCTGCTTTCTGCTCTTACGGAAGAAATAGACATCAGAGTAATATGCTTTATGGAAGGGGCCTTTTATAATGAAATAAAGGATATGCCTATACCTTCTATGCTGATAAAGCAAAAATACAGAAATGACCTTACCATAATAAAGCCTCTTGTATCCCATATCCGGAAGGAAGGATATCATCTGATTCATGCCCATGGGGCAAGGGCAAATTTTATTGCCATGTTCCTTCGGCCCTTTATTAAAATACCCATAATTACAACTGTTCACAGCGATTATAAGCTGGACTTTACAGACAGCCTTTACAGGCGATTTTTTTATACGGGGCTCAACAGGCTTGCCCTGAAATATATGGATTATTATATCGCCGTATCTGAAAGCTTTAAGGCCATGCTTGAAGGCAGGGGCTTTCCTGGGGATAAGATTTATACGGTGTATAACACGATAGATTTTGAAAGAAAGATTGACTACACTTCCCGTGAGGAATTTTATAATAGATACAATATAGATGCTCGGGGGAAAACCGTTGTAGGTATTATCGGGCGCTTTGACTATGTAAAAGGCCACGATATTTTTATAAATGCCGCGGCGGAGGTTTTAAAGAAAAATAAGGACGTTATTTTTCTTCTTGCCGGAGAGGGCACAGAACAGCCGGGCCTTGAACAGCAGGCTGAAAAGCTTGGCATTAAAGATAAAGTTATATTTACAGGATTTGTTGACGACATATTCAGCTTCATAAATGCCATAGACATCAATGCATTAAGCTCCCGTTCCGAATCCTTCCCCTATGTGCTTCTGGAAGGGGCCAGAATGAAGAAGGCTACGGTTTCCACCAATGTGGGGGGAATCGGAGATTTAATAAAGGAAGATGAAACAGGCCTTTTGGCAGAGCCGGGGAATTTTAAGGAGCTTGCTGAAAAGATACTTAAATTTGTAAATGATGAAGACTTCAGAAACACTATGGGAGAAAACCTCTATCATTTCGCAAGCAAAAACTTCTCAAAAGAAAGCATGAAACGCAGACATATCAGCATATATGAAGACGTTTTACGCAGGCGAAAGACGGAAAGTAAGCTTTTCGACGTGGTTTTATTCGGCTATTACGGATACAGTAACAGCGGAGACGAGGCTATTTTAAAATCCATCATCAGTTCTTTGAAAGAGGAAAAAGAGGATATTAATATATTGGTTCTTTCCCGGCGGCCTTCGGAGACTACGAAAGAACATAAGGTATTTGCCATAAACCGTTATAATATCTTTCAAACCATAAAATATCTTAAAATAAGCAGGGCGATTATTTACGGCGGCGGAAGCCTGATACAGGACGT
This is a stretch of genomic DNA from Anaeropeptidivorans aminofermentans. It encodes these proteins:
- a CDS encoding DUF4330 domain-containing protein, which codes for MILDDKGRLFGKISIIDIFVLVVLIAVVSVGYFKFGNKSHSGTREPEQLVHIKFYSPSVENYTAFEVKEGDIVTNEGNNNPMGKVVAVEIRESEEFSPDSSGKFVKSVVEGYSSLEVTSEVIGRLKEGSLIINGNMYSTGSEIIIRAGKTKLFLKISGIEPAES
- the csaB gene encoding polysaccharide pyruvyl transferase CsaB, giving the protein MKVLHLISGGDKGGAKTHVFTLLSALTEEIDIRVICFMEGAFYNEIKDMPIPSMLIKQKYRNDLTIIKPLVSHIRKEGYHLIHAHGARANFIAMFLRPFIKIPIITTVHSDYKLDFTDSLYRRFFYTGLNRLALKYMDYYIAVSESFKAMLEGRGFPGDKIYTVYNTIDFERKIDYTSREEFYNRYNIDARGKTVVGIIGRFDYVKGHDIFINAAAEVLKKNKDVIFLLAGEGTEQPGLEQQAEKLGIKDKVIFTGFVDDIFSFINAIDINALSSRSESFPYVLLEGARMKKATVSTNVGGIGDLIKEDETGLLAEPGNFKELAEKILKFVNDEDFRNTMGENLYHFASKNFSKESMKRRHISIYEDVLRRRKTESKLFDVVLFGYYGYSNSGDEAILKSIISSLKEEKEDINILVLSRRPSETTKEHKVFAINRYNIFQTIKYLKISRAIIYGGGSLIQDVTSTRSLVYYTFVLKISKYFGLKLMLYGNGIGPVLKERNILRAQKALELCDYISLRDPESFTEIKRLGVKNENVHVSVDPVFAIKLEENKKPEDIFRAEGIKLSGKYFVVSVRMWRFNDSEFCRKMAEVIKEISKKHHITPIYIPMLPDDIVIIKDIAGRAEVDCGIIKKVYDISSIMALIGGAELVLSMRLHALIYAVSGGVPVIGLSYDPKVKSFIEYIKEEYCMDTSSIDTYRLMEMADEIMCDREKAAERIRSQAARLKSLSGHDAKEAIRLVEE
- a CDS encoding DUF4330 domain-containing protein, with product MLIDKDGKLFGKINIIDFAIILVLIGAAIFIFMKLNKSGEIVPVAAQKQYELKVYVAEVESFVTKGMKVGDTLYDDSKNMPLGVITDIAVDDSVDFNPDTTGKLVKSGKEGYNSIEITSELMATPFDNGIIISGNKYGIGHSLTIRAGQSICFMRISGLSEKGADK
- a CDS encoding glycosyltransferase, whose protein sequence is MNVLFLINYAGKGGTEKYVKILSHMLLDKGDYLFFAYNEKGPLAEEMKELGAKTVHFPMNSPYDIKAAKALSKICRKYQIDIIHTQFARENYIAVLSAVFYKNKAKIIHTSHINLPNSPIWKMGNRLFMNKNSGIIAVCQSVKNHLIKNKYPKEKIHVIHNGIKYQDFQGKSNKIREEFNIEGFLFSTLTRFSPEKGTQFLLESAMILKGITDKKFTVLFAGDGELLSEAKEFIKENHMEDYIILAGFRKDGEEILKSSNCFINSSQTEASSFAVFEAMGQALPIIATNVGGNPDIINNKTNCGILVEYGDRKAMALAMKELLDYPNRAEILGKNALNAVKNIFNIDISLKKTYELYKNAK
- a CDS encoding diaminopimelate dehydrogenase; this encodes MEKIKVAVVGYGNIGKYAVQAVQAAKDMELVGIISRSLKNDIEGVKVVDSIEKLGSVDVAILCTPTRSVEEEAPKYLKLGINTVDSYDIHGTIFELREKLSKYAKENNAVSIISAGWDPGSDSIVRTLLEACAPKGITYTNFGPGMSMGHTVAVKGKKGVAGALSVTIPTGTGIHRRMVYVQLEEGANIEEVTKDIKNDPYFAYDETHVKQVADINDYIDKGHGVNLVRKGVSGMTDNQLFEFNMKINNPALTSQVMVSCARASMRQNPGAYTMIEIPVIDLLPGSKEEAIRHLV
- the murJ gene encoding murein biosynthesis integral membrane protein MurJ, whose amino-acid sequence is MGKTIASVAFISLVSRFLSLISQIIYISYFGNTVEMGIFSYALNMPNIIFNCMGTALNLVIIPVYTSLLARDDKKGAEDFINNIITMAGALIFAIVALGMIFAPAIGRITDYKNNPEEFNFLIYSLRVLMPVMLFYGLNYILQGMLQSNGIFKLPAFVALPTSIITILYTIILGDKFGERGLLFASLTGLMAQPLILIPAVIKLGYRFRPQWDYKNPYVRNAFSQIGPVLISASSYQINMLFNSTMATSFNTVVFMNFSQQLVVTSVLTIIYSITGVYFPKLTRLWALDEKKEFSNILREILSLVIFILIPAGAGFFYLRFEIIDFLLNYKSINSENVIVAGNILGIYGIGVLFIGLKEVLDRAFYSQKDAKTPAKYGFVIMAANIVVTFILLSPMGKYSMPAAYSIAAAAGATGLFISINKGAHIINKAMAVNALKCILSAILMLLAINIVKSFTIDLKVGGEFLTRAVNIILLVSVGVLTYFIAAFILKISQVKTLVKGIIKRG
- a CDS encoding O-antigen ligase family protein, which codes for MDTEVRKLDFKLAYILIGVLAAAAMTMLPLKYSVLLIAGAGFAVFTFFKLEISFGMFISVMACAPHEYWNNMLIVLGALFYAGVYAIQYFSGKRKGMDLKYLAPSLIVYVFFCIVSLFIGFGGMDSVRVFAILFGCIIISVLFINIISTKEYFDMAVKMITIAITLSALLGIYRYMAGIEIKSEFVDLTKSQGLSRLYSVMANPNNDAEFWVMLLPFSIASAFITKSDVKRLFIGGMIVICLAALMLTYSRAGYIALMGAAGIFILLTAPRLVPVCILLFIMLIPFIPSSIVDRLLTVGKDTSSKYRFFIWEGSINMVKDYWVQGIGMGPSAFSTIYRGYANRSALNAMHAHNVLLNVWVETGIGGFIALLAYLIKTLKAGVSAFYHGEDKLVKFYSAAAVSSFGAFFIFSMVEYVWYYPRVMLCFWIISAMAFSLHKINGGKRA